In one window of Candidatus Omnitrophota bacterium DNA:
- the ppk1 gene encoding polyphosphate kinase 1 yields MDENQLPDIKDRLIHRDLSWLSFNERVLEEASAGANPFLERLRFLAIFANNLDEFTMVRVAGLKRLIDSQYNDKDSFGYYPQDLLAEIKTRTDALTKRAYEIYNKFRKDLEKNTIFIRDHEELNAEQKKFVKRFFDTTLFPIITPMAVDQGRPFPVLPSKTLAWAVSLSRKDQLHMAIIPIPKNIPRLLRVPAEKDETCFIFIDEIILQNIKNFFRGYNVEGTTLFRLIRDSELSVEEEGTPDLLKAIEGEVRKRTRAKIVLLEIEKACSAQLLESLCLALDYPKDDVVSIPGNLDLTFFYELVRQTERPDLCYRAFARAKIDYENIFDKINDGDFITHLPFQSFYPTVDLIQSAARDENVLAIKMTLYRTNEDSAIIKGLKDAAKNKKQVTVLVEIKARFDEEKNINWAKELEEAGCHVIYGIAGLKIHSKMTLIVRKHEGRIRRYVHLSSGNYNENTAKAYTDIGYFTVNDDFARDISDVFNVITGYSIPSPWKRIVSSPSDLRQYFFELINKEIDNQKKYKNGLVFAKMNSLEDPGMIEKLYEASAAGVRVKLIVRGICCLIPGVAGLSENIEVKSIVGRFLEHSRIFLFNNNSAPRIFLASADWMSRNLDRRIEILFEISKDEIKEHLQILLDTYWKDTVKARVLLSGKNYVRPADTEEKFNAQEFLINHYGGQKV; encoded by the coding sequence ATGGACGAAAACCAGCTCCCCGACATCAAAGACCGCCTCATCCACCGCGACCTGAGCTGGCTCAGCTTCAACGAGCGCGTCCTGGAAGAGGCCTCGGCCGGGGCCAACCCGTTCCTGGAGCGGCTCCGCTTCCTCGCCATCTTCGCCAACAACCTCGACGAGTTCACCATGGTCCGCGTGGCCGGGCTCAAGCGGCTGATCGACTCGCAGTACAACGACAAAGACAGTTTCGGCTATTACCCCCAGGACCTGCTCGCCGAAATCAAGACCCGCACCGACGCCCTGACCAAACGGGCCTACGAGATCTACAACAAATTCCGCAAAGACCTGGAGAAGAACACCATCTTCATCCGCGACCACGAGGAGCTCAACGCCGAACAGAAAAAATTCGTCAAGCGCTTCTTCGACACGACCCTCTTTCCCATCATCACCCCCATGGCCGTGGACCAGGGGCGCCCGTTCCCGGTCCTGCCCTCGAAGACCCTGGCCTGGGCCGTGAGCCTGAGCCGCAAGGACCAGCTGCACATGGCCATCATCCCGATCCCGAAGAACATCCCCCGCCTCCTGCGCGTCCCGGCGGAAAAAGATGAGACCTGCTTCATCTTCATCGACGAAATCATCCTTCAGAACATCAAGAACTTTTTCCGGGGATACAACGTCGAAGGCACCACCCTGTTCCGGCTCATCCGCGACAGCGAGCTGTCCGTTGAGGAAGAGGGAACGCCGGACCTCCTGAAGGCGATCGAAGGCGAGGTCAGAAAGCGCACCCGGGCCAAGATCGTCCTGCTGGAGATCGAGAAAGCCTGCTCGGCCCAGCTGCTGGAATCCCTGTGCCTGGCCCTGGACTATCCCAAAGACGACGTGGTCAGCATCCCCGGCAACCTGGACCTCACCTTCTTCTACGAGCTGGTCCGCCAGACGGAGCGGCCGGACCTGTGCTACCGCGCCTTTGCCCGCGCCAAAATCGACTACGAAAACATTTTCGACAAGATCAACGACGGCGACTTCATCACGCACCTGCCCTTCCAGTCGTTTTACCCGACGGTGGACCTGATCCAGTCCGCGGCCAGGGACGAGAACGTGCTCGCCATCAAGATGACGCTGTACCGCACCAACGAGGACTCGGCCATCATCAAGGGGCTGAAAGACGCGGCCAAGAACAAAAAACAGGTCACCGTGCTGGTCGAGATCAAGGCGAGGTTCGACGAAGAAAAGAACATCAACTGGGCGAAGGAACTGGAAGAGGCCGGCTGCCACGTGATCTACGGCATCGCGGGGCTCAAGATCCACTCCAAAATGACCCTGATCGTGCGCAAGCACGAGGGCCGCATCCGCCGTTACGTGCACCTGTCTTCGGGGAATTACAATGAAAACACGGCTAAGGCCTACACCGACATCGGCTATTTCACCGTCAACGACGACTTTGCCCGCGACATCTCGGACGTCTTCAACGTCATCACCGGGTATTCCATCCCGTCGCCGTGGAAGAGGATCGTGTCCTCGCCCAGCGACCTGCGGCAGTATTTCTTCGAGCTCATCAACAAGGAGATCGACAACCAGAAAAAATACAAGAACGGCCTGGTCTTCGCCAAGATGAATTCGCTGGAGGACCCGGGCATGATCGAAAAACTCTACGAGGCCTCGGCCGCGGGCGTCCGGGTGAAGCTCATCGTGCGCGGGATCTGCTGCCTGATCCCCGGCGTCGCGGGCCTGAGCGAGAACATCGAGGTCAAGAGCATCGTGGGGCGCTTCCTTGAGCACTCCCGGATCTTTCTCTTCAACAACAATTCCGCCCCGCGCATCTTCCTCGCGTCGGCGGACTGGATGAGCCGCAACCTCGACCGCCGCATCGAGATCCTTTTCGAGATATCCAAGGACGAGATCAAGGAGCACCTCCAGATCCTTCTGGACACATACTGGAAAGACACCGTCAAGGCCCGGGTCCTCCTCTCCGGCAAAAATTACGTGCGCCCGGCGGACACGGAAGAAAAATTCAACGCCCAGGAATTCCTGATCAACCATTACGGCGGGCAAAAAGTCTGA
- a CDS encoding CHAD domain-containing protein produces the protein MATLLRRLDAALAGALTGRGPEHVHRMRVTCRRLRNAVKVFRPFLPPARSLAWDQSLRRLAKLSGQARDLDVHILFLQDYLLRLTSGKERPAAEGLLKHIQKQRRGLQPRLALAITRFRKDRTAAAIRRHLKTLPSLPQAKDKRFLSGLAGRKISKRLKKLLSFEPHVGNPRLSKQLHRTRIAAKHLRYTLEAFRPLYGRRADPFIGSALKIQRVLGGLHDLDVWDAELSRFSGRRALGDLRRHCRQARAGRYGTFIRFWKRCRRDKTWSRLARLAEAS, from the coding sequence ATGGCAACCCTCCTCCGCCGGCTGGACGCGGCCCTGGCCGGGGCCCTGACCGGCCGCGGCCCGGAGCACGTCCACCGGATGCGCGTCACCTGCCGCCGCCTGCGCAACGCCGTCAAGGTCTTCCGCCCCTTCCTGCCCCCGGCCCGGTCCCTCGCCTGGGACCAGAGCCTTCGCCGGCTCGCGAAACTGTCCGGGCAGGCGCGCGACCTGGACGTCCATATCCTGTTTTTGCAAGATTATCTCCTCCGCCTGACCTCCGGCAAAGAAAGACCCGCCGCCGAAGGCCTTCTCAAACACATCCAAAAACAGCGCCGCGGCCTTCAGCCCCGGCTGGCGCTGGCCATCACGCGTTTCCGCAAAGACAGAACCGCGGCCGCCATCCGGCGCCATCTTAAAACACTCCCGTCCCTGCCCCAGGCCAAAGACAAACGTTTCCTGTCCGGGCTGGCCGGACGGAAAATTTCCAAACGTCTCAAGAAACTGCTGTCGTTCGAGCCGCACGTCGGCAACCCGCGGCTGTCGAAACAGCTCCACCGCACACGGATCGCGGCCAAACACCTACGCTACACGCTCGAGGCCTTCCGGCCGCTCTACGGCAGACGCGCCGATCCCTTCATCGGCTCCGCGCTGAAGATCCAGCGCGTGCTCGGCGGACTGCACGACCTCGACGTCTGGGACGCCGAACTGTCGAGATTTTCCGGACGCCGGGCGCTGGGAGACCTGCGGCGGCACTGCCGCCAAGCCCGCGCCGGGAGATACGGCACATTTATCCGTTTCTGGAAACGCTGCCGCAGGGACAAGACCTGGTCCCGGCTCGCGCGGCTCGCGGAGGCCTCATGA
- a CDS encoding YfcE family phosphodiesterase has protein sequence MKIAVISDIHANLPALDAVLRDIVRQKPDDVWHLGDFTGYGPFPDQTVRRIKAAGIKSIIGNYDLKVLDFSKRKSLWKKIKDPSKFFSFQWTASRLSPDSKAFLRGLRVTRPLTAGGKTFLLTHGSPAGIDDPLTAETPRARFRELALQTGADVVLCGHTHRFFRVKSEDVLFINPGSVGRPFDGDPRASYAIVEVRGQRLTVVHRRVRYPVRETLKAMKKAGFPEDVIRSIASGKSLDQVHAEDAARQERAVVSHALAFARRCRYDKDHSHQVTRLALRLFDELKELHGFGNQEKKLLHAAGLLHDIGWAQGRAGHHKAAMEMIIRSSRLPLPKNELLITALTARYHRRSLPEKNHPYFSSLSPEDQNTVRKLAALLRVADGLDRQHVNSVKDLSCSFLPGRIVIRVASKTFSPFEEEAALKKGDLFRQVFRKDLVIAA, from the coding sequence ATGAAAATCGCGGTCATCTCCGATATCCACGCCAACCTCCCGGCCCTGGACGCCGTGCTCCGGGACATCGTCCGTCAAAAACCGGACGACGTCTGGCACCTGGGCGACTTCACCGGTTACGGGCCGTTCCCGGACCAGACCGTCCGGAGAATAAAAGCCGCCGGCATCAAGAGCATCATCGGCAATTACGATCTGAAGGTCCTGGATTTCTCCAAGAGAAAATCCCTCTGGAAAAAGATCAAGGACCCGTCAAAGTTCTTTTCATTCCAGTGGACCGCGTCGCGGCTCTCGCCGGACAGCAAGGCCTTTCTGCGGGGGCTGAGAGTCACGCGGCCCCTCACCGCCGGCGGAAAAACGTTCCTGCTGACCCACGGCAGTCCGGCCGGGATCGATGACCCCCTGACCGCCGAAACGCCACGGGCGAGATTCCGGGAACTGGCCCTGCAGACCGGCGCCGACGTCGTGCTCTGCGGCCACACGCACCGTTTTTTCCGGGTCAAGTCCGAAGACGTCCTCTTTATCAATCCCGGCAGCGTGGGCCGGCCCTTTGACGGAGACCCGCGCGCCTCCTACGCGATCGTCGAGGTCCGCGGGCAGCGGCTGACCGTTGTCCACCGCCGGGTCCGTTACCCTGTCCGCGAAACGCTGAAGGCCATGAAAAAGGCCGGTTTTCCCGAAGACGTGATCCGCTCCATCGCCAGCGGAAAGAGCCTGGACCAGGTCCACGCCGAAGACGCGGCAAGGCAGGAACGGGCCGTTGTCTCCCACGCCCTGGCGTTCGCCCGCCGCTGCCGTTATGATAAGGACCATTCACATCAGGTCACGCGGCTGGCCCTCCGGCTGTTCGATGAATTGAAAGAACTGCACGGCTTCGGCAACCAGGAAAAAAAATTGCTGCACGCCGCCGGGCTCCTGCACGACATCGGCTGGGCCCAAGGCCGGGCCGGACACCACAAAGCGGCCATGGAAATGATCATCCGCTCCAGCCGGCTTCCTCTGCCGAAAAATGAACTGCTCATCACCGCCCTGACCGCGCGCTACCACCGGCGGTCGCTGCCGGAAAAAAACCACCCGTATTTTTCCTCCCTGTCCCCGGAGGACCAAAACACGGTCCGCAAGCTGGCCGCCCTGCTGCGCGTGGCCGACGGACTGGACCGCCAGCACGTCAACTCTGTCAAGGACCTGTCCTGCTCGTTCCTCCCGGGGCGGATCGTGATCCGGGTCGCGTCAAAGACGTTTTCCCCGTTCGAGGAGGAAGCGGCGCTGAAAAAAGGCGACCTGTTCCGGCAGGTTTTCCGAAAGGACCTCGTCATCGCGGCCTGA